In the genome of Mucisphaera calidilacus, one region contains:
- a CDS encoding DUF2752 domain-containing protein, producing MSGRSERSRPRQRSASSAKTHERLAGVLVALICLAVMIGLYQLEPEARGYGTHGQFASQPCGWVEQYDLPCPTCGVTTSASLAAHGSLLASFWTQPLGLLIMLSLSVVFWQQLGVALFGWATMAPGRMLLQRSTWLALIAITLFSWGWKFLTWT from the coding sequence ATGTCAGGACGATCAGAGCGTAGCAGGCCGCGACAACGCAGCGCATCCTCGGCAAAGACCCACGAGCGTCTGGCCGGTGTGCTGGTGGCATTGATCTGCCTGGCGGTGATGATCGGGCTCTACCAGCTGGAACCGGAAGCGCGGGGTTACGGCACGCACGGGCAGTTCGCGAGTCAGCCCTGCGGATGGGTCGAGCAGTACGACCTGCCCTGCCCGACGTGCGGCGTCACCACCTCCGCGAGCCTGGCGGCGCACGGATCACTGCTCGCGTCGTTCTGGACCCAGCCGCTCGGCCTGCTGATCATGCTCAGCCTCTCGGTGGTCTTCTGGCAGCAGCTGGGCGTCGCCCTGTTCGGCTGGGCGACGATGGCACCCGGCCGTATGCTCCTACAGCGCTCCACATGGCTGGCACTGATAGCGATTACCCTGTTCTCGTGGGGTTGGAAGTTCCTGACCTGGACCTAA
- a CDS encoding FmdB family zinc ribbon protein, whose amino-acid sequence MPTYDYQCAACGHEFEEFQSITANPLKKCPSCGKLKLQRLIGTGAGVIFKGSGFYETDYRSEGYKKDAKAADEAGKAKTETKSESKSDSKSESKKTDSTAKTEKKPTKEKSTKS is encoded by the coding sequence ATGCCGACGTATGACTACCAGTGTGCGGCCTGCGGGCACGAGTTTGAAGAGTTCCAGTCCATCACCGCGAACCCGCTGAAGAAGTGCCCATCGTGCGGGAAGCTCAAGCTCCAGCGGCTGATCGGCACCGGCGCGGGCGTCATCTTCAAAGGCTCGGGCTTCTACGAGACCGACTATCGCTCGGAGGGGTACAAGAAGGACGCCAAGGCGGCGGACGAGGCGGGCAAAGCGAAAACCGAAACCAAGTCCGAGAGCAAGAGCGACAGCAAGTCAGAATCGAAGAAGACCGATTCAACGGCGAAGACCGAGAAGAAGCCGACGAAAGAGAAGTCGACGAAGTCGTAA
- a CDS encoding CDP-alcohol phosphatidyltransferase family protein, producing MGTIMRRTHAFNKWNHPHRSAPHASPAWWIVNALTVGILVMPVTGLMLGHDLIVWLLLAACIDAVDGPLARALGVASRFGQRFELLIDLVAFVMLPTVVIARSGDVYTLTMIIFCVAGCARAFALLTRNDKSVSLTSDFWRPIPGRIRGLPFPVAGLLVVAGAQTPWGNIVTPTAALAMAIPLTYPRLGYLRGRDLLLMVALAAGAWWLLPASRHLSSLLIGLASGYVGTRLLTRRSRDRRGS from the coding sequence ATGGGAACCATCATGCGTCGTACTCACGCATTTAACAAATGGAACCACCCCCATCGCTCCGCGCCGCACGCGTCGCCGGCGTGGTGGATCGTCAACGCGCTGACCGTCGGCATCCTGGTGATGCCCGTGACGGGCCTGATGCTCGGGCACGATCTCATCGTCTGGCTGCTGCTCGCCGCCTGCATCGACGCCGTCGATGGCCCGCTCGCCCGGGCCCTGGGTGTCGCCTCACGCTTCGGCCAGCGGTTTGAGCTGCTCATCGACCTGGTGGCGTTTGTGATGCTCCCGACGGTCGTGATCGCCCGGTCCGGCGACGTCTACACCCTCACGATGATCATTTTCTGCGTCGCGGGCTGCGCCCGCGCCTTTGCGCTGCTGACCCGAAACGACAAGTCGGTCAGCCTGACCAGCGACTTCTGGCGGCCGATCCCCGGTCGCATCCGCGGTCTGCCGTTTCCGGTCGCGGGGCTGCTCGTGGTCGCCGGTGCCCAGACGCCCTGGGGCAACATCGTCACGCCGACCGCCGCGCTCGCCATGGCGATCCCCCTGACCTATCCAAGACTGGGCTACCTCCGCGGCCGAGACCTGCTGCTGATGGTGGCCCTTGCCGCCGGCGCGTGGTGGTTGCTGCCAGCGAGCCGTCACCTTTCCTCGCTGTTGATCGGTCTTGCGTCCGGTTACGTGGGCACCCGGCTGCTTACTCGTCGAAGCCGCGATCGACGAGGCTCTTGA
- the hpf gene encoding ribosome hibernation-promoting factor, HPF/YfiA family yields MDIIVTGKHLDVTEPIRDYAEQRLEKITRYYDRASKAEVILGKEESTGYAVEIIVHVDHHEHFVAEDDGDDLYKCIDLATDKAARQVHDYKEKVRSHKG; encoded by the coding sequence ATGGACATCATCGTGACCGGCAAACACCTGGACGTGACCGAACCGATCCGCGACTACGCGGAGCAGCGTCTGGAGAAGATCACGCGGTACTATGATCGCGCCAGCAAGGCAGAGGTCATCCTGGGAAAGGAAGAATCGACGGGTTACGCGGTGGAGATCATCGTGCACGTCGATCATCACGAGCACTTCGTGGCGGAGGACGATGGTGACGATCTCTACAAGTGCATCGATCTGGCGACCGACAAGGCGGCGCGTCAGGTACACGATTACAAGGAAAAGGTCCGCAGTCACAAGGGATAG
- a CDS encoding Kelch repeat-containing protein yields the protein MLSRLTALLLVMVVSGCAFAPEERKTSIPPPGGGDWLIQPSLGTGVVLSRASVVDDKLCVVGGFTSLGGPSARVQVFDGETWSVSDLKLKTARAGHAQALLDDGRLLVAGGQSGSAVRPRGLDSVEILDLRLGRVISGATLPEPMLTPTAHRLIDGRVAVIGHETMAILDPTGERVTRVISLRERRRDHASVVLGDEVVVLGGYVDSVEVINTTTGISRLLSVRLPMRLDDHRAVAMADGRVWVLGGQSTKTGDTTPETWFIDTQLSRITEGPVLNVEDGIADACLLRAGERAWLLGGESQVSGRDTELAAAHGLDLVRGVIHPMPDMPTVHDDASAALWLDQVWVAGGVDYLEIMGRRVPRAHDRVSSTTIVE from the coding sequence ATGCTGTCGAGGCTGACCGCCCTGCTGCTGGTGATGGTCGTCTCGGGCTGTGCATTCGCGCCGGAGGAACGCAAGACCTCGATCCCGCCGCCGGGTGGTGGTGACTGGCTGATACAGCCTTCGCTTGGGACCGGCGTGGTTCTCTCCCGTGCCTCTGTCGTTGATGACAAGCTCTGCGTCGTGGGCGGGTTCACGTCGCTGGGCGGACCGTCGGCCAGGGTGCAGGTGTTTGACGGCGAAACGTGGTCGGTCTCTGACCTCAAGCTCAAGACCGCGAGGGCGGGGCATGCACAGGCGCTACTCGACGATGGACGTTTGCTGGTCGCGGGCGGCCAGAGCGGCTCGGCGGTTCGGCCAAGGGGGCTGGATTCGGTAGAGATTCTCGATCTGCGGCTGGGCCGGGTCATCTCGGGAGCAACCCTGCCCGAGCCGATGCTGACGCCGACGGCGCACCGACTGATTGACGGCCGTGTCGCGGTCATCGGCCACGAAACGATGGCGATCCTTGATCCGACGGGCGAGCGCGTGACGCGGGTGATCTCGCTGCGCGAGCGGCGTAGGGACCACGCCTCCGTGGTGCTGGGCGACGAGGTCGTTGTGCTGGGCGGCTACGTCGACAGCGTGGAAGTGATCAACACGACGACGGGCATCTCACGGCTGCTGTCGGTCCGCCTGCCGATGCGACTCGACGACCACCGGGCGGTGGCGATGGCCGACGGGCGGGTCTGGGTGCTCGGTGGTCAATCAACCAAGACAGGCGATACCACCCCTGAAACATGGTTCATTGATACGCAGTTGTCACGGATCACAGAGGGGCCGGTTCTGAATGTGGAGGATGGCATTGCCGACGCCTGTTTGTTGCGAGCGGGCGAGCGTGCGTGGCTTCTCGGCGGGGAGAGTCAGGTATCGGGGCGTGACACGGAACTGGCTGCAGCGCACGGACTGGACCTGGTGCGTGGCGTGATTCACCCGATGCCGGACATGCCGACGGTGCACGATGACGCATCGGCAGCCCTCTGGCTCGATCAGGTGTGGGTCGCGGGCGGGGTGGATTACCTCGAGATCATGGGTCGGCGGGTTCCGCGTGCGCATGATCGGGTGTCATCAACGACGATCGTTGAGTAA
- the rny gene encoding ribonuclease Y, which yields MPSSLILAEVSTPVAIIMLIGGVVVGGILMVLASRFLGMQSLTQARREAESILANARSEGETLRKQLELDARAEQASLREKFDKETEQTRAEIKEIERRLTKREDNLDRKLDALTDREKQIARTEDELRGRESKVQKRDAELDQLIEEHQAMLVKTRDEQKQELLRIANLSEDDARKQAIRAVELEAQEEAGQLIQRLTERAEDEARQKSLEITLNAIQRYASEHTAEATVSAIPIPSDDLKGRVIGREGRNIRAFEKATGVDVIVDDTPGVIVVSCFDPIRRAVASESLQKLIDDGRIHPTRIEEIVEQMGKEIQERVVKYGQDACIEAHVRGLNPRISEMMGRLYYRMSYGQNILRHSMEVAYLSQVIADQLGLDGELARRCGFLHDLGKAMDHEVEGGHPAIGMEFAKKHGETDEAVLNAIGGHHNDIPATTPYTPIIMAADAISGARPGARRETLEKYVRRLEQLEGIATDHDGVQQAYAIQAGREVRVIVDPDNIDDAKCSYIARDIAKRVSEEMTFPGEIKVTVLREMRTVEFAR from the coding sequence ATGCCCAGCTCCCTGATCCTGGCTGAAGTTTCCACGCCCGTAGCGATCATCATGCTCATCGGCGGCGTGGTCGTTGGCGGCATCCTGATGGTGCTGGCATCCCGTTTCCTCGGGATGCAGAGCCTGACGCAGGCACGCCGTGAGGCGGAGTCGATCCTGGCCAACGCACGCTCGGAGGGCGAGACCCTCCGCAAGCAGCTCGAGCTTGACGCCCGCGCCGAGCAGGCGTCGCTGCGCGAGAAGTTCGACAAGGAGACCGAGCAGACGCGTGCCGAGATCAAGGAGATCGAACGGCGTCTGACCAAGCGCGAGGACAACCTCGACCGCAAACTCGACGCCCTGACCGACCGCGAGAAGCAGATCGCTCGCACGGAAGACGAGCTGCGTGGCCGCGAGTCGAAGGTCCAGAAGCGCGACGCCGAGCTGGATCAGCTCATCGAGGAGCATCAGGCGATGCTCGTGAAGACGCGTGATGAGCAGAAACAGGAACTGCTGCGAATCGCCAATCTCTCGGAGGACGACGCACGCAAGCAGGCCATCCGTGCCGTGGAGCTCGAGGCCCAGGAAGAAGCCGGCCAGCTGATTCAACGGCTGACCGAGCGTGCCGAGGACGAAGCCCGGCAGAAGTCGCTGGAGATCACCCTCAACGCGATCCAGCGCTACGCCTCCGAGCACACCGCGGAAGCCACGGTCTCCGCGATCCCGATCCCCTCCGACGACCTCAAGGGCCGCGTCATCGGCCGTGAGGGACGCAACATCCGCGCGTTCGAGAAAGCCACCGGCGTCGACGTCATCGTCGATGACACCCCCGGCGTCATCGTGGTCTCCTGCTTCGATCCCATCCGCCGTGCCGTGGCCTCCGAGTCCCTGCAGAAGCTGATCGACGACGGCCGCATCCACCCGACGCGGATCGAGGAGATCGTCGAGCAGATGGGCAAGGAGATCCAGGAGCGCGTCGTCAAGTACGGCCAGGACGCCTGCATCGAGGCCCACGTCCGCGGCCTCAACCCACGCATCTCCGAGATGATGGGCCGCCTCTACTACCGCATGTCGTACGGCCAGAACATCCTCCGCCACTCGATGGAGGTCGCCTACCTGTCACAGGTCATCGCGGACCAGCTGGGGCTGGATGGCGAGCTGGCCCGCCGGTGCGGATTCCTGCACGACCTGGGCAAGGCGATGGACCACGAGGTCGAGGGTGGCCACCCGGCGATCGGCATGGAGTTCGCCAAGAAGCACGGCGAAACAGACGAAGCGGTGCTCAACGCGATCGGCGGCCACCACAACGACATCCCCGCGACCACGCCTTACACGCCGATCATCATGGCGGCCGACGCCATCTCCGGCGCACGACCCGGCGCACGACGCGAGACGCTGGAGAAGTACGTGCGGCGTCTCGAGCAGCTCGAGGGCATCGCGACGGACCACGACGGCGTGCAGCAGGCCTACGCCATCCAGGCGGGCCGCGAGGTGCGTGTGATCGTCGACCCGGACAACATCGACGACGCGAAGTGCTCCTACATCGCCCGCGACATCGCCAAGCGTGTCTCCGAGGAAATGACGTTCCCGGGCGAGATTAAGGTCACCGTGCTGCGTGAGATGCGCACGGTCGAGTTCGCGCGTTGA
- a CDS encoding DUF502 domain-containing protein, translating into MTNFKRFFFRGLGIILPTVLTTYLVVIAYGFVNDYIAEPLNQGVRESLIRFSYFPAPTHTDIDKASSDLPAELEQEWAKIDDTRRDRQGASYGKAQQLQERRNWVMGKPDIMLDARRLALVRIWNSYTIGNWAVLDLVGLFLAAVLIYFVGIVLGSYIGRSIYKQAEDFVMAIPLISRVYPSVKQVTDFFFGDKPDQRKINFNRVVAVQYPRMGLWSVGLVTGDTMRDIEDKAGMACLTVFVPSSPTPFTGYVITVPRNETVDLPITIEEALKFAVSGGVLIPPGQVIESHKLDFDSGLVPIQQDDSSASPGAESTKDAS; encoded by the coding sequence ATGACGAATTTCAAGCGATTTTTCTTCCGCGGCCTGGGGATCATTCTGCCCACGGTCCTGACGACGTATCTCGTCGTTATCGCCTACGGGTTTGTGAACGACTACATCGCCGAGCCGCTGAACCAGGGAGTACGTGAGTCGCTGATCAGGTTCAGCTACTTCCCAGCACCGACGCACACGGACATCGACAAGGCCTCGTCGGACCTGCCCGCAGAGCTGGAGCAGGAATGGGCGAAGATCGACGACACCCGAAGGGACCGGCAAGGGGCCTCCTACGGCAAGGCCCAGCAGCTGCAGGAGCGGCGTAACTGGGTCATGGGCAAGCCGGACATCATGCTCGACGCGCGGCGGCTGGCCCTGGTGCGCATCTGGAACTCGTACACAATCGGCAACTGGGCCGTGCTGGACCTCGTAGGCCTGTTCCTCGCGGCGGTGCTGATCTATTTCGTCGGGATTGTGCTCGGCAGCTACATCGGCCGGTCGATCTACAAGCAGGCCGAGGACTTTGTGATGGCGATCCCGCTGATCAGCCGGGTCTACCCGTCAGTGAAGCAGGTGACCGACTTTTTCTTCGGCGACAAGCCGGACCAGCGGAAGATCAACTTCAACCGCGTGGTGGCGGTGCAGTACCCGCGCATGGGGCTGTGGTCGGTCGGCCTGGTGACGGGCGACACCATGCGCGACATCGAGGACAAGGCGGGCATGGCGTGCCTGACGGTCTTCGTGCCCAGCTCGCCGACGCCTTTCACGGGTTACGTCATTACGGTGCCGCGGAATGAAACGGTTGATCTGCCGATTACGATTGAAGAGGCTCTGAAATTTGCGGTGAGTGGCGGCGTGCTGATCCCGCCCGGGCAGGTGATCGAGTCGCACAAGCTTGATTTTGACTCAGGCCTCGTGCCGATCCAGCAGGACGATTCGTCTGCAAGTCCGGGGGCCGAATCGACGAAAGATGCTTCATAG
- a CDS encoding PTS sugar transporter subunit IIA: protein MKLQAFIASHAIIPELTSSTRDDVIRELIEAVLQDESIADPALAQDLIDSIIEREKHGSTGFGKGVAVPHVKHEKINKMAAAIGVSQQGVDFNALDKQPVYSIVLLLSPKDHPDEHLQAMESIFSQLQNDQFRKFLRQSSTRQEIEELIEEADAQQLPG from the coding sequence ATGAAGCTACAGGCATTTATCGCCAGTCACGCCATCATTCCCGAACTCACCTCCTCGACGCGTGACGACGTCATCCGCGAACTGATCGAAGCCGTCCTGCAGGACGAGTCGATCGCAGACCCCGCACTGGCCCAGGACCTCATCGACTCGATCATCGAGCGTGAGAAACACGGCTCGACGGGGTTCGGCAAGGGCGTCGCGGTCCCGCACGTCAAGCACGAGAAGATCAACAAGATGGCGGCGGCGATCGGTGTCAGCCAGCAGGGCGTGGACTTCAATGCACTCGACAAGCAGCCGGTCTACTCGATCGTGCTCCTGCTCTCGCCCAAGGATCATCCCGACGAGCACCTCCAGGCCATGGAGAGCATCTTTTCTCAGCTCCAGAACGATCAGTTTCGCAAGTTCCTGCGTCAGTCCTCGACTCGACAGGAGATCGAGGAACTCATTGAAGAAGCCGACGCTCAGCAACTGCCCGGGTAA
- a CDS encoding nucleotide exchange factor GrpE, whose translation MSEQDINRDEMPSPEDEAMVDDTLSFEEGVDDTGEGEADPAMDELDQLRAERDELEAKYLRTAADYQNYVRRSANNLETTREQAILDMVRKLVGIMDTFDRALNMDAETTSSSDILAGVGLVRDEFMKALASMGVERIEAQPGDPFDPSRHEAMMRTPSDAYESNHVVEQYQPGYAACGKTIRGAQVSVSA comes from the coding sequence ATGAGTGAGCAGGACATCAATCGAGACGAGATGCCCTCGCCTGAGGACGAGGCGATGGTGGACGACACGCTTTCCTTTGAAGAGGGCGTGGACGACACGGGTGAAGGCGAAGCGGATCCCGCGATGGACGAGCTCGATCAGCTGCGTGCCGAGCGCGACGAGCTGGAGGCGAAGTACCTGCGGACCGCGGCGGACTATCAGAACTACGTCCGTCGTTCGGCGAACAACCTCGAGACGACCCGTGAGCAGGCGATCCTCGACATGGTGCGCAAGCTGGTGGGCATCATGGACACCTTCGATCGCGCCCTGAATATGGACGCGGAGACGACCTCGTCGTCGGACATCCTCGCGGGTGTCGGGCTGGTACGGGACGAGTTCATGAAGGCCCTGGCGTCGATGGGCGTGGAGCGGATCGAGGCGCAGCCGGGCGACCCGTTCGACCCGTCCCGTCACGAGGCGATGATGCGCACGCCGAGCGACGCGTACGAAAGCAACCACGTGGTCGAGCAGTACCAGCCCGGCTACGCGGCCTGCGGCAAGACGATCCGCGGTGCGCAGGTGAGTGTGAGTGCATAA
- a CDS encoding HPr family phosphocarrier protein — translation MTQSSSSISSTSGDDDPVDTDAARAETVAVVCNRLGMHARPAMSFVDTASQYVSDIHVIKKEQKVDAKSIMQLMMLAATQGTELRIVAEGSDAQAAVEALKSLVDRGFDE, via the coding sequence ATGACTCAGTCATCATCGAGCATCAGCTCGACATCGGGCGACGACGACCCCGTCGACACCGACGCCGCGCGCGCGGAGACCGTCGCCGTGGTCTGCAACCGACTCGGGATGCACGCGCGTCCGGCAATGTCGTTCGTCGATACGGCGTCGCAGTACGTCTCCGATATTCACGTGATCAAGAAAGAGCAGAAGGTCGACGCCAAGAGCATCATGCAGCTGATGATGCTGGCGGCGACGCAGGGCACCGAACTGCGGATCGTGGCGGAGGGCTCGGACGCGCAGGCCGCCGTCGAGGCGCTCAAGAGCCTCGTCGATCGCGGCTTCGACGAGTAA
- the tyrS gene encoding tyrosine--tRNA ligase — MTQAVAMNLYDVLSERGLVAQSTDAEIRKRLEQPVTAYIGFDPTADSLHVGSLVPIMVLAWLSRCGHKPLVLVGGATGLVGDPSGKTESRKMLTREQINANAEAIAAQIGRVVPFGDGPDEATLVNNADWLEPLTWIELLRDVGSRVSVNRMLSMESVKGRIDSESGISYLEFSYMIMQAYDFAHLNRTHGCTVQMGGQDQWGNIVMGVELGRKLHDAELAGLTMPLITKPDGGKFGKSEKGNVWLDAERTSPYEFYQFWRNTPDAGVGPYLRYFTFLPMERVRELETAEGRELNAAKEVLAYEVTKLIHGEAAAEQAQADSRKAFGASQDVTGDSIPHETIETGDLGLVRDLLVRSGMAKSNGEAKKLIQGGGVRVGESKVADINHTVGVDDAPNGYLLLRVGKKRLYRFDLSGSA; from the coding sequence ATGACCCAGGCCGTGGCGATGAACCTGTACGACGTGCTGTCCGAGCGAGGGCTGGTGGCGCAGTCGACCGACGCGGAGATCCGCAAGCGTCTTGAACAGCCGGTCACGGCGTACATCGGCTTCGACCCGACGGCCGACTCGCTGCACGTCGGATCCCTGGTGCCGATCATGGTGCTGGCGTGGCTCAGCCGGTGCGGGCACAAGCCGCTCGTGCTCGTGGGCGGGGCGACCGGCCTGGTGGGCGATCCGTCGGGCAAGACCGAGTCCCGGAAGATGCTCACGCGCGAACAGATCAACGCGAACGCCGAGGCGATCGCCGCCCAGATCGGGCGTGTGGTCCCGTTCGGCGATGGCCCCGACGAGGCGACGCTGGTGAACAACGCCGACTGGCTCGAGCCGCTGACGTGGATCGAGCTGCTGCGTGATGTCGGCAGCCGCGTGTCGGTCAACCGGATGCTTTCAATGGAGAGCGTCAAGGGGCGTATCGACAGCGAGTCGGGGATCAGCTACCTCGAGTTCAGCTACATGATCATGCAGGCGTACGACTTCGCGCACCTCAACCGGACGCACGGCTGCACGGTGCAGATGGGCGGGCAGGATCAATGGGGCAACATCGTGATGGGCGTCGAGCTGGGGCGCAAGCTGCACGACGCCGAGCTCGCGGGCCTGACGATGCCGCTGATCACCAAGCCGGACGGCGGGAAATTCGGCAAGTCGGAGAAAGGCAACGTCTGGCTCGACGCGGAACGCACCTCGCCCTACGAGTTCTATCAGTTCTGGCGAAACACGCCGGATGCAGGTGTCGGCCCTTACCTGCGCTACTTCACGTTCCTGCCGATGGAGCGTGTACGGGAACTGGAAACGGCAGAGGGCAGGGAACTGAACGCCGCCAAGGAAGTGCTGGCCTACGAGGTCACGAAGCTCATCCACGGCGAGGCGGCGGCGGAGCAGGCACAGGCCGATTCGCGCAAGGCGTTCGGCGCAAGCCAGGACGTAACCGGCGACAGCATCCCGCACGAGACCATCGAGACCGGGGATCTGGGTCTGGTGCGCGATCTGCTGGTCCGCAGCGGCATGGCCAAGTCCAACGGGGAGGCGAAGAAGCTCATCCAGGGCGGGGGCGTGCGTGTGGGTGAGTCGAAGGTCGCCGACATCAACCACACCGTGGGCGTCGATGACGCGCCCAACGGCTACCTGCTGCTGCGCGTGGGCAAGAAGCGACTCTACCGCTTTGACCTGTCGGGATCCGCGTGA
- a CDS encoding PF20097 family protein has protein sequence MASHVPEPEVVRCPKCHARMQPGVLPVSGGIGWLPWSPSATMSMSESLPGTHAVMRPNRLPGWRCRACELVLFRYGHKVPDPIGPADELPEAPLDEDTQRR, from the coding sequence ATGGCCAGTCACGTCCCGGAGCCCGAGGTCGTCCGCTGCCCGAAGTGTCACGCCCGGATGCAGCCGGGGGTGCTGCCCGTGTCGGGCGGGATCGGATGGCTGCCCTGGTCGCCGAGCGCAACGATGAGCATGAGCGAAAGCCTGCCGGGCACCCACGCGGTGATGCGACCCAATCGCCTGCCGGGCTGGCGTTGCCGGGCCTGCGAGCTGGTCCTGTTCCGTTACGGGCACAAGGTGCCGGACCCGATCGGTCCCGCGGACGAATTACCCGAAGCCCCGCTGGATGAAGACACGCAGCGGCGGTGA
- the dnaJ gene encoding molecular chaperone DnaJ produces the protein MPTDRDYYSVLGVDKTADADAIKRSYRKLAMKYHPDRNPDDAEAEVRFKEAAEAYEVLSDPQKRQRYDQYGHAGLRGTSGHDFSSMRADDIFSIFEDIFGGQMGGGRRGRGGSRARRGYDLETEVEITLEDVANGTEREVEFTRQDICETCSGTGMKAGSKPTTCPTCRGAGQVQQQGFGGMFRIATTCPTCKGSGQVISDPCETCAGSGRQPKHRVLSVRIPPGIHDGQAIRVPGEGEPGTQGGPRGDLHVVVRVAKHPMFERDGDHLILRMPVSFAQMTLGAEITVPGLGQEHKATIKPGTQHGETLRLRGAGLPDLRSGPVGDLIVVLMIEVPKKLTSKQQKVLRDYAETEDLEVLPESKGFWDRMKQYIGTTGE, from the coding sequence ATGCCGACGGATCGTGATTACTACAGCGTGCTGGGCGTCGACAAGACGGCGGATGCCGACGCGATCAAGCGTTCGTACCGCAAGCTGGCGATGAAGTATCACCCGGACCGCAACCCGGATGACGCCGAGGCCGAGGTCCGTTTCAAGGAGGCGGCGGAGGCGTACGAGGTGTTGTCGGACCCGCAGAAACGCCAACGCTATGACCAGTACGGTCACGCGGGCCTGCGGGGCACCAGCGGCCACGACTTCAGCTCGATGCGTGCCGACGACATCTTCTCGATCTTCGAGGACATCTTCGGCGGCCAGATGGGGGGCGGGCGGCGCGGTCGCGGCGGGAGCCGTGCTCGGCGTGGATACGACCTCGAGACCGAGGTCGAGATCACGCTCGAGGACGTGGCCAACGGGACCGAGCGAGAAGTCGAGTTTACGCGTCAGGACATCTGCGAGACGTGCTCGGGCACCGGGATGAAGGCGGGCTCGAAACCCACGACCTGCCCGACCTGCCGAGGCGCGGGTCAGGTTCAGCAACAGGGGTTCGGGGGGATGTTCCGCATCGCGACAACCTGCCCGACCTGCAAGGGATCGGGGCAGGTGATCTCGGACCCCTGCGAGACGTGCGCCGGGTCGGGGCGTCAGCCCAAGCACCGCGTGTTGTCGGTCCGGATCCCTCCCGGCATCCACGACGGCCAGGCGATCCGCGTGCCGGGCGAGGGCGAGCCGGGCACGCAGGGCGGGCCGCGGGGCGACCTGCACGTGGTCGTGCGGGTGGCCAAGCACCCGATGTTCGAGCGTGACGGCGATCACCTGATCCTGCGTATGCCGGTCAGCTTCGCCCAGATGACACTGGGCGCAGAGATCACGGTGCCGGGTCTGGGGCAGGAACACAAGGCGACGATCAAGCCGGGCACGCAGCACGGCGAGACGCTCCGCCTCCGCGGCGCGGGTCTGCCTGACCTGCGGAGCGGTCCGGTGGGCGACCTGATCGTGGTGCTGATGATCGAGGTGCCCAAGAAGCTGACGAGCAAGCAGCAGAAGGTGCTGCGCGACTACGCCGAGACGGAAGACCTCGAGGTGCTGCCCGAGTCCAAGGGGTTCTGGGACCGGATGAAGCAGTACATCGGCACGACCGGTGAATGA